From one Paenibacillus terrae HPL-003 genomic stretch:
- the ald gene encoding alanine dehydrogenase, which produces MKIGIPKEIKNNENRVSLTPAGAAQMIQHGHHVFVESHAGVESGFTDGDYAAAGATIVQHAADVWSQADLIIKVKEPLSAEYGYFRQGLILFTYLHLAAEPALARALVDNGVTAISYETIDVGGSLPLLTPMSEVAGRMAVQIGAQLLEKPQGGKGILLAGVPGVQRGKVTIIGGGVVGTNAAKVAIGLGADVTLIDLSLHRLRQLDDIFGNQLHTLVSTPSNIAEAVAQSDLLIGAVLITGAKAPRLVTEAMVQTMQPGSVIVDVAIDQGGIVETIDHITTHDQPTYVKHGVIHYAVANMPGAVPQTSTLALTNATLPFALQLADQGVQEALRRSKPLLSGTNVLNGHITYEAVARDLGYPYVPVDQAWQAKALK; this is translated from the coding sequence ATGAAAATTGGAATTCCGAAAGAGATTAAAAACAATGAAAATCGTGTCTCCTTGACACCTGCTGGTGCAGCTCAGATGATCCAGCACGGACATCACGTGTTTGTGGAAAGTCATGCAGGGGTTGAAAGTGGCTTTACGGATGGAGATTATGCCGCGGCGGGTGCAACGATTGTACAGCACGCAGCGGATGTGTGGTCTCAGGCGGATCTGATTATCAAGGTGAAGGAGCCGTTGTCCGCAGAATACGGATATTTTCGACAAGGACTGATTTTGTTCACCTATCTCCATTTGGCTGCTGAGCCGGCACTGGCACGGGCTCTGGTGGACAACGGCGTAACTGCCATCTCTTATGAAACCATAGATGTCGGGGGAAGCCTTCCGTTGCTTACCCCGATGAGCGAGGTCGCAGGTCGAATGGCTGTGCAAATCGGGGCACAGCTACTGGAAAAACCGCAGGGCGGCAAAGGCATCCTGCTGGCAGGCGTCCCGGGAGTCCAGCGCGGCAAAGTGACCATTATTGGCGGCGGGGTCGTCGGCACGAACGCTGCCAAGGTAGCCATCGGCCTCGGCGCGGACGTGACGCTGATCGACCTGAGCCTGCATCGGCTGCGCCAACTGGACGATATTTTCGGCAATCAGCTCCATACGCTGGTGTCCACACCGTCCAACATTGCCGAAGCCGTAGCGCAGAGCGATTTGCTGATCGGTGCTGTCCTGATCACCGGGGCCAAAGCCCCACGTCTCGTAACCGAGGCCATGGTGCAGACGATGCAGCCCGGCTCTGTGATCGTGGATGTCGCCATCGACCAGGGAGGTATTGTCGAGACGATTGACCACATCACGACACACGATCAGCCGACCTATGTGAAGCATGGCGTCATTCACTATGCCGTAGCGAACATGCCGGGCGCAGTGCCGCAAACCTCGACGCTTGCTCTGACGAATGCGACGCTGCCCTTCGCCCTCCAGCTTGCGGATCAGGGGGTGCAGGAAGCCCTTCGCAGAAGCAAGCCATTGCTCAGCGGCACGAATGTCCTGAACGGTCATATCACCTACGAGGCAGTAGCCCGTGATCTGGGTTATCCTTACGTTCCTGTGGATCAGGCGTGGCAGGCAAAAGCATTAAAATAG
- a CDS encoding PucR family transcriptional regulator: MNGKKTFTIADVLERPVFRRAKLAAGEQGTSHRVGWVHVLEITNVTPFVSRHDLILTTGLWLTREGEERAEYMEQLIRSEAAGLCVELGTSIHEIPPEILELAERHHFPVIVFEQPVRFVEITQDIHSLLINRHHELLKDLERFSRQLQQETLRSTDMSALLRVLHDYAARQVIYMSSIDTNRFVPSIQPDVADRIANFYANEVESSMTPDREGHLLFHLNESTAVLFQPVVCFGQVFSAVGLVLHGETPTEELSLLLDYTAKAAATLVLRTQFLEDRLLRNQNELIQDVLSGQLPSEEQAQTRMGLRLLSKSQYLFWAGVIEVEHQDKEASQVRKESINQDILVLLRSLLKKETLHNLLMMKGNQCYILCAKEELTLRSAAQMKKVLAHTVQYIQNYAAGQLDKVRIHAGFGKVRYRMTGAGRSFEEAYQVIEVARSVPAMSDLLFYDSIGIYQLLKAAPRTPFLQEFVQDHLGGLIAHDREHHMQLLDTLDAYFRCYGSKRDTAGILYIHRQTLYNRLDKINEIIGENLADPDKRRCLEMALLAHRMLQAEK; this comes from the coding sequence ATGAACGGTAAAAAAACCTTTACCATTGCGGATGTACTGGAACGTCCGGTATTCCGGCGGGCCAAGCTGGCAGCCGGGGAGCAGGGCACGAGTCACCGGGTCGGCTGGGTCCATGTGCTGGAAATCACAAATGTAACCCCCTTTGTAAGTCGTCATGACCTGATTTTGACAACTGGCCTGTGGCTGACCCGGGAAGGGGAGGAACGCGCTGAGTATATGGAGCAGTTGATCCGTTCCGAAGCCGCAGGACTGTGCGTGGAGCTGGGTACGAGCATCCATGAGATTCCGCCGGAAATTCTGGAGTTGGCGGAACGGCATCATTTTCCAGTCATCGTATTTGAACAGCCGGTACGTTTTGTTGAAATCACGCAAGACATTCATTCCCTGCTTATTAACCGCCACCACGAACTGTTGAAAGATCTGGAGCGCTTCTCGCGCCAGCTTCAGCAGGAGACGTTGCGCAGCACGGATATGAGTGCCCTTTTACGGGTACTTCATGATTATGCCGCCCGGCAGGTCATCTACATGTCTTCCATTGATACCAATCGGTTCGTGCCTTCCATCCAGCCTGATGTGGCTGACCGCATTGCGAATTTCTATGCCAATGAGGTGGAATCCAGCATGACACCTGACCGGGAAGGTCACTTGCTGTTTCATCTCAATGAATCCACCGCCGTCTTGTTTCAGCCGGTTGTCTGCTTTGGGCAGGTGTTCTCCGCTGTAGGTCTGGTGCTGCATGGCGAAACGCCGACGGAAGAACTGTCGCTGCTGCTTGACTACACAGCCAAGGCAGCCGCTACGCTGGTGCTGAGAACTCAGTTCCTCGAAGACCGGTTGTTGCGCAACCAGAATGAACTGATTCAGGATGTGCTGAGCGGACAGCTTCCCAGCGAGGAACAGGCTCAGACCCGGATGGGGCTACGTCTGCTGTCCAAGAGTCAGTATTTATTTTGGGCCGGGGTTATTGAGGTGGAGCATCAGGATAAGGAAGCCAGTCAGGTGCGCAAGGAGTCCATTAACCAGGATATATTGGTATTGCTCCGTTCTTTGCTGAAAAAGGAGACGCTGCACAATCTGCTCATGATGAAGGGTAACCAGTGCTACATTCTTTGCGCCAAGGAGGAATTGACCCTGCGTTCCGCGGCACAAATGAAGAAAGTGCTTGCCCATACCGTGCAATATATCCAGAACTATGCCGCTGGGCAGCTTGACAAGGTGCGCATTCATGCAGGTTTCGGTAAAGTAAGGTACCGGATGACCGGAGCAGGCCGTAGTTTTGAAGAGGCTTATCAGGTTATTGAAGTGGCGCGAAGCGTTCCGGCCATGAGCGATCTACTTTTTTACGACAGTATCGGAATTTATCAGTTGTTGAAAGCCGCGCCCCGCACTCCTTTTTTACAAGAGTTTGTACAGGATCATTTGGGCGGGCTGATTGCGCATGACCGTGAGCACCATATGCAGCTTCTGGATACGCTGGATGCTTATTTTCGATGCTATGGCTCCAAGCGCGATACTGCCGGAATCCTGTACATTCACAGGCAAACTCTCTACAATCGACTGGACAAAATTAATGAGATCATAGGAGAAAATCTGGCAGACCCGGATAAACGTCGTTGTCTGGAGATGGCATTGTTGGCTCACCGGATGCTACAGGCTGAAAAATGA
- a CDS encoding copper amine oxidase N-terminal domain-containing protein, translating to MNIKKWIAVPLILLMVALTGCQAVGGFDVSKNLLGTLDVKSQQSTEKISLKLTPKEGITQGDQEIVDLINSISVTVDEVKVQSEELASAKGTLHIDKYNLPFELALDRQGMAIQLEGAKKPYYISLNSQESLSGLPAGFDPYVYSKDVRDLTKTAAALVLKHAPNPSTISATSVTEEVYGEKDKVKLTRLHVELRGDELVTLVKPFLTNLAKDEAGLKELISQVIDFTKNIASSINVEGADQVTSELNTNKEKLVNEAYTEVKKYLDLAVAQYDVGVSTLYAQSPEIKTVLSSNTVLKTDTYFDEKGNVRKSLSDLTVALPEVDSLPVKSFSIVTEAQSWNVNGSVTADKVDISNGVIDLNKRAELTPGATLRNFDVNSPIYNILKNDLEITKVETTFDPKDDYYVLENRGGTAFIPLRELTYELGSELKWDATAKQITVVDDITSKTLKLKSGSKQVVLEGNTLTLPQAPYTDEYGSLYVPFKSVAEELGATVTRNSNGEYVLKRD from the coding sequence ATGAATATAAAAAAATGGATTGCCGTCCCTCTTATTCTGCTAATGGTAGCTTTGACAGGTTGCCAGGCAGTAGGCGGATTCGATGTAAGTAAAAACCTTTTGGGCACACTTGATGTGAAATCCCAGCAGTCAACGGAGAAGATATCTCTTAAATTGACTCCAAAAGAAGGCATTACGCAAGGAGATCAGGAAATTGTTGATTTAATCAATTCCATTTCCGTAACAGTGGATGAAGTCAAGGTACAATCGGAGGAACTCGCTTCCGCCAAGGGTACATTGCACATCGACAAGTATAATTTGCCGTTTGAACTTGCTTTGGACCGCCAAGGTATGGCTATTCAACTGGAAGGTGCCAAAAAACCTTATTACATATCTTTGAACTCGCAGGAGAGCTTGAGCGGTCTGCCTGCCGGATTTGATCCTTATGTATACTCCAAAGATGTAAGAGATCTGACGAAAACAGCCGCAGCACTTGTACTCAAGCATGCTCCTAACCCTTCAACCATTTCTGCAACGTCTGTAACCGAGGAAGTATACGGTGAGAAGGATAAAGTGAAGCTGACCCGCTTGCATGTGGAGCTTCGTGGGGATGAGCTGGTCACATTGGTAAAACCATTCCTGACCAATCTGGCCAAGGACGAGGCGGGCTTGAAAGAACTGATCAGCCAAGTGATTGATTTTACTAAAAATATCGCTTCCAGCATAAATGTTGAAGGTGCTGATCAAGTCACAAGCGAACTGAACACGAACAAGGAAAAACTGGTCAATGAGGCTTATACCGAGGTTAAAAAGTATTTGGATCTGGCCGTAGCTCAATATGATGTAGGGGTAAGCACGTTATATGCACAATCTCCTGAAATCAAAACGGTTCTAAGTTCCAACACGGTGCTGAAAACCGATACGTATTTTGATGAAAAAGGAAATGTCCGCAAATCACTGTCAGACCTGACGGTTGCTTTGCCAGAAGTAGATAGTCTTCCAGTGAAGTCCTTCTCGATTGTTACGGAAGCTCAATCCTGGAATGTGAATGGTAGTGTAACAGCCGACAAGGTAGATATCTCCAATGGTGTTATCGACCTGAATAAGCGAGCTGAATTAACACCGGGAGCGACACTTCGCAATTTTGATGTGAATTCTCCGATCTACAATATTTTAAAAAATGATCTGGAAATTACAAAAGTAGAAACCACTTTCGATCCGAAAGACGATTACTACGTTTTGGAGAATCGTGGAGGTACCGCCTTCATTCCACTGCGTGAGTTGACATACGAACTCGGTTCCGAATTAAAATGGGATGCAACTGCCAAGCAAATTACAGTTGTGGATGATATTACAAGTAAGACCCTGAAGCTGAAAAGCGGCTCCAAACAGGTTGTACTGGAAGGAAACACATTAACGCTGCCACAAGCTCCATATACAGATGAATATGGTTCGCTGTATGTTCCTTTCAAATCGGTTGCCGAAGAACTGGGTGCTACAGTAACCCGTAACAGTAATGGTGAGTATGTATTGAAACGCGACTAA
- a CDS encoding galactokinase, with protein sequence MKDMELLNSSEGQIVLARMYGQQQVVEQTTRYQSLLQAYREHFGVGDIEWFSAPGRCEIGGNHTDHNHGKVLAGSITLDTIAVAAKVEEPVITFFSEGYKTKYVIDLNDLSPRPEDDGTTLLVRGIAAGLLEFGYRIGGFRAYISSNVFSASGLSSSASFEMLICTIISHFYNEGALDAVAKSKIGQYAENSYWYKPSGLLDQMACAYGGLVAIDFVNPKEPIINPVHWDFQKNGYSLVIVNTGGDHADLTDDYAAVPNEMRAVAQSLGASVCRDLSPEDLYANLKMVREKAGDRAVLRALHFFEENRRVDEQVKSLEEGHFSDFLRLVTESGNSSWKWLQNVYRSGVDREQDVSVALALTEMYLKSIDDSACRVHGGGFAGVILTILPNDRVEDYKTWISGMLGTPVLVVNVREDGAVNVSDLIHAAKKD encoded by the coding sequence ATGAAAGATATGGAACTATTGAATTCTAGTGAGGGGCAAATTGTACTTGCTCGAATGTACGGTCAACAGCAGGTTGTGGAGCAAACGACGCGATATCAATCACTTCTACAGGCGTACCGGGAGCACTTCGGCGTCGGGGATATTGAATGGTTTAGTGCTCCGGGAAGATGCGAAATTGGAGGGAATCATACAGACCACAATCACGGGAAGGTGCTGGCAGGCAGTATTACACTTGATACCATCGCTGTAGCTGCTAAAGTGGAGGAGCCTGTAATTACGTTCTTTTCCGAAGGCTACAAAACGAAATACGTCATTGATTTAAACGACTTGTCACCACGACCGGAGGATGACGGTACGACGCTTCTCGTCCGCGGTATTGCGGCTGGCTTGCTCGAATTCGGCTATCGCATCGGAGGATTCCGGGCTTATATATCAAGCAATGTGTTCTCTGCTTCAGGATTAAGCTCTTCTGCTTCATTTGAAATGTTGATCTGCACTATAATCAGTCATTTTTATAATGAGGGAGCGTTAGATGCTGTCGCCAAATCCAAAATCGGCCAGTACGCCGAAAATAGCTACTGGTACAAGCCGTCGGGTCTGCTTGACCAAATGGCTTGCGCATATGGAGGATTGGTTGCCATTGATTTTGTAAACCCCAAGGAACCGATCATAAATCCAGTTCACTGGGATTTTCAAAAAAACGGATATTCCCTGGTTATCGTCAATACAGGCGGAGACCATGCTGATTTAACGGACGATTACGCGGCGGTGCCCAACGAAATGCGTGCAGTGGCTCAGTCCTTAGGTGCTTCTGTTTGCCGTGACTTATCGCCGGAGGATCTGTATGCCAACCTCAAAATGGTCAGGGAAAAAGCAGGAGACCGTGCAGTACTGCGGGCGTTGCATTTTTTTGAAGAAAATAGGCGTGTGGATGAACAGGTGAAGTCGCTGGAGGAGGGACATTTTTCTGATTTCTTGAGGCTCGTCACCGAATCCGGTAATTCTTCATGGAAATGGCTTCAAAACGTATATAGAAGCGGGGTTGACCGGGAACAGGATGTATCGGTTGCGCTTGCCTTAACGGAAATGTATTTGAAATCAATAGACGACAGCGCATGCAGGGTACATGGTGGTGGCTTTGCTGGAGTCATCTTGACGATTCTTCCCAATGATCGTGTTGAAGATTATAAGACGTGGATCAGCGGAATGCTGGGAACTCCGGTACTCGTTGTCAACGTCCGCGAGGATGGTGCTGTTAATGTAAGTGATTTGATTCATGCGGCAAAGAAGGATTGA
- a CDS encoding PD-(D/E)XK nuclease family protein, whose amino-acid sequence MAMYPSWSYSQSRAQTFDECLRKYYYHYYGSHNGWNPAQGSEEQVTLYRLKQLSNLYILFGNITHQMCESVIRGWVEKGAIPRTAYLETAMKNMLNDSYKESLHRELWLQDPKNRVMLAEVYYDDEVLPERIARIKERQHAVVHNLYRTAVWRELQQGEARIVEVEKWDTMLLHETKVYVKMDLLYRRDNGDMVIVDWKTGKEGDFSDQLFLYASYVQEHYQLPLEKIEVRVEYLMTGEHEVYHPAQEDIDKVVGNVGRYIEEMKSCLHDDYYNRPKPESFFTPMPSRRACGGCNFREVCNYRAV is encoded by the coding sequence ATGGCTATGTACCCGTCCTGGTCCTACTCGCAATCGAGGGCCCAAACGTTCGATGAATGCCTGCGCAAATACTATTACCACTATTACGGCTCGCATAACGGCTGGAACCCTGCACAGGGCAGTGAAGAGCAGGTTACGTTGTATCGGCTCAAGCAGCTAAGCAACTTATATATTTTATTCGGGAATATTACGCATCAAATGTGTGAATCGGTCATACGTGGTTGGGTGGAAAAAGGGGCTATCCCGCGCACAGCATACCTCGAGACAGCTATGAAGAACATGCTGAATGACAGCTACAAGGAATCGCTACACCGTGAACTATGGCTACAAGATCCGAAAAATCGCGTCATGCTGGCGGAGGTTTATTACGACGACGAGGTGCTTCCGGAACGGATCGCCCGGATTAAGGAGCGACAGCATGCGGTGGTACACAATCTGTACCGGACTGCGGTTTGGCGTGAATTGCAGCAGGGTGAGGCCCGAATCGTCGAGGTGGAAAAGTGGGATACGATGCTCCTTCATGAGACGAAAGTATATGTCAAAATGGATTTGCTCTACCGTAGAGACAATGGAGACATGGTTATCGTAGATTGGAAGACAGGCAAGGAAGGCGACTTCTCCGACCAGTTATTTTTGTATGCTTCCTATGTGCAGGAGCATTACCAGCTTCCCTTGGAGAAGATCGAGGTGCGTGTGGAATATCTGATGACCGGAGAGCATGAAGTGTACCATCCTGCACAGGAGGATATCGACAAGGTGGTTGGCAATGTTGGGCGATACATCGAGGAAATGAAGTCCTGTCTTCATGATGATTATTATAATCGGCCGAAACCCGAGTCTTTTTTCACTCCGATGCCTTCGCGCAGAGCGTGCGGCGGCTGCAATTTTCGGGAGGTGTGCAACTACCGCGCAGTGTAA
- a CDS encoding SGNH/GDSL hydrolase family protein — protein MIRILLEMVKEGMWNMTSSTNTGRTRILFQGDSITDGGRGRNEDANHWLGQSYVYLIAGALGSRLTATRPEFVNRGISGDRVSDLYARWNEDTFSLKPDLLSILIGVNDAWRIVEQEPSGVTDRFERAYRHILEETREVQPDIGLVLCEPFILKTGATEARWDIWQEKITGYQQLTRQLADEFGAVFVPLQSVLNEASTKADASYWLHDGVHPTAVGHQLIADQWIDIVQKSPLAIR, from the coding sequence ATGATAAGGATATTATTGGAAATGGTTAAGGAGGGAATGTGGAATATGACTAGTAGCACTAACACAGGACGCACACGTATTCTTTTTCAGGGGGACTCCATTACAGACGGAGGAAGAGGACGGAATGAGGACGCGAACCATTGGCTGGGTCAGAGCTATGTGTATCTGATCGCAGGTGCACTGGGGAGCCGTTTGACTGCTACGCGGCCGGAATTTGTGAACCGGGGGATTTCGGGGGATCGGGTTTCGGATTTGTATGCGCGCTGGAATGAGGACACGTTTAGCCTGAAGCCGGACCTGCTCAGTATTCTGATTGGAGTGAACGATGCCTGGCGAATCGTGGAGCAGGAGCCGTCCGGTGTGACGGACCGATTTGAACGTGCCTATCGCCACATTTTGGAGGAAACGCGTGAAGTGCAGCCCGATATCGGGCTGGTGCTGTGTGAGCCGTTTATTTTGAAAACAGGAGCTACCGAGGCACGATGGGACATTTGGCAGGAAAAAATAACAGGCTATCAGCAGCTTACGCGTCAGCTTGCAGACGAATTCGGGGCCGTGTTTGTGCCGCTCCAAAGCGTGCTGAACGAGGCATCTACCAAGGCGGACGCTTCCTATTGGCTACATGACGGGGTTCATCCGACAGCGGTTGGGCACCAGTTGATAGCCGATCAATGGATAGATATTGTACAAAAGAGTCCGCTGGCGATCCGCTAA
- a CDS encoding hemolysin family protein: METVNMILVILLIVLTAFFVASEYSMIRVRVSRINQLASEGNKNAKAVKNILSRLDEYLSACQLGTTLTSMALGWLGESTVEKLLHPLFVLAHIPAGLTGVLSFLLAFLILTYFEVVIGELVPKTFAIQIAEPMALFFARPITIFYKMTYPLNWVLSRSSRVITGLFGLKKVSEEDAALSEAELRLALSEGYRSGEITPTEYRYLNNVFDFDDRAAQEIMVPRIHIRSISHLATVAEFMELIEEKVYNFLPVAENGDRDRIIGMIRVKEALHDLARGHSTGNTTMASYIHPVLQVIETIQARDLLIQMQKRRIPVAVLVDEYGGTSGLVTLEDIMEEIVGDIPSYTDTETPAALTPLITKTDDHRYILKSQALIHEVNRRLETDIEARDVYTIGGWMLSEHFDIRQGESMTIGSWEFTVLEKNSHQIDTIEAIKKTAGEQENDNNSE; encoded by the coding sequence GTGGAAACTGTGAATATGATCCTGGTCATTTTATTGATTGTGTTAACTGCTTTTTTCGTCGCATCCGAGTATTCTATGATTCGCGTGCGGGTATCCCGTATCAATCAGCTTGCATCTGAAGGAAATAAAAATGCGAAAGCTGTCAAAAATATTTTGTCCCGGCTGGACGAGTATTTATCCGCTTGTCAGCTAGGGACCACGTTAACCTCGATGGCGTTAGGCTGGCTCGGGGAATCCACGGTTGAAAAGCTGCTGCACCCGCTGTTTGTGTTGGCACATATTCCGGCCGGACTCACGGGAGTATTATCCTTTTTGCTGGCTTTTCTGATTTTGACGTATTTCGAGGTGGTTATCGGGGAGCTGGTCCCCAAAACATTCGCTATACAAATTGCGGAGCCGATGGCTTTGTTTTTTGCCCGTCCCATTACGATCTTCTATAAAATGACGTATCCGCTGAACTGGGTGCTCAGCCGTTCCTCGCGTGTTATTACGGGACTTTTCGGGCTGAAAAAGGTTTCCGAGGAAGATGCGGCTCTCAGTGAGGCAGAGCTGCGTTTGGCATTATCCGAAGGATACCGCAGTGGTGAAATTACACCGACAGAATACCGCTATCTGAACAATGTATTTGATTTTGACGACCGTGCGGCGCAAGAGATTATGGTACCGCGTATCCATATCCGTTCCATTTCTCATCTGGCAACGGTAGCAGAGTTTATGGAGCTGATCGAGGAGAAGGTCTATAATTTTCTGCCTGTAGCCGAAAACGGGGATCGGGATCGTATCATCGGAATGATTCGCGTGAAGGAAGCGCTGCATGATTTGGCCCGAGGGCACAGCACAGGGAATACCACGATGGCTTCCTATATTCATCCAGTGCTTCAGGTGATTGAGACGATTCAGGCCCGGGACCTGCTGATTCAGATGCAAAAGCGGCGTATTCCCGTAGCGGTGCTGGTGGACGAATATGGCGGCACATCTGGATTGGTTACACTGGAGGATATTATGGAGGAGATTGTAGGCGACATTCCTTCCTATACCGATACCGAAACGCCTGCGGCGCTAACCCCTCTCATTACAAAAACAGATGATCATCGTTACATACTCAAATCGCAAGCGCTCATTCATGAAGTCAATCGGCGTTTGGAGACGGATATTGAGGCCAGAGACGTATATACGATTGGCGGCTGGATGCTTTCAGAGCATTTTGATATCCGACAGGGAGAGAGTATGACCATAGGCTCATGGGAGTTTACCGTACTGGAAAAAAACAGTCACCAAATAGACACAATTGAAGCGATCAAAAAAACAGCCGGTGAACAGGAAAATGACAATAATTCCGAATAA
- a CDS encoding methyl-accepting chemotaxis protein produces the protein MKMSLGTKMVAAFVAISAITYGTSAFFIFVLKDWLAQGTQEWLYISIILLMGVLWSGILGWLISKFLTRPIVRLAKAAEEASAGNLSVVIPDRRSDDEIKVLYDAFRSMMLNIKDMFNEISYSSRATSQNAENLSSAIVQATTQIESMSSVVEDILEGVEQQKHASAQSIETADRMLGDFKMMRSKSGHMLELSGHMEHSVDSTQTVFSSLMEGMGELTASHSRSQQAIARLEKEASQIEAITSTVKDIAEQTHLLALNASIEAARAGEEGNGFAVVAHQIRALASQSTESVQQINAIVSRVQSQIVETVQLMHQQTSLVSAEAERTSSVDQTLSRLNSIVCEFVEGIRLMEEAVTEQTNRVDQTFEQIHRIQQMSGAFSEGAHKIYTAAHEETAIMQEISSSSEDLKVLTNKLMMKTRGMQL, from the coding sequence ATGAAAATGTCACTAGGTACGAAGATGGTTGCTGCATTTGTCGCTATTTCTGCAATAACCTATGGAACAAGCGCTTTTTTTATTTTTGTACTCAAGGACTGGCTTGCTCAAGGTACACAGGAATGGCTGTATATCTCAATCATTCTGTTAATGGGCGTTCTGTGGAGTGGCATTTTGGGGTGGTTGATCTCCAAATTTCTCACACGTCCGATTGTCAGATTGGCAAAGGCGGCTGAGGAAGCCTCGGCGGGGAATCTGTCCGTTGTCATTCCTGATCGTCGTTCAGATGACGAAATCAAGGTGCTCTATGATGCATTCCGGAGTATGATGCTAAACATCAAGGATATGTTTAACGAGATATCGTATAGCTCAAGAGCGACTTCACAAAATGCGGAAAACCTTAGTTCGGCTATTGTACAGGCTACGACACAGATTGAGTCCATGTCTTCGGTAGTGGAGGATATTTTGGAAGGTGTAGAGCAGCAAAAGCATGCGTCTGCCCAATCTATTGAAACAGCGGATCGAATGTTGGGCGATTTTAAAATGATGCGCAGCAAATCAGGACATATGCTGGAACTGTCAGGCCACATGGAGCATTCGGTTGATTCGACGCAGACGGTCTTTTCATCCCTGATGGAGGGAATGGGAGAGCTGACTGCTTCGCATAGCCGTTCGCAGCAGGCCATTGCACGACTGGAAAAGGAAGCTTCACAAATTGAAGCGATTACAAGCACCGTCAAGGATATCGCGGAACAAACTCATTTGCTGGCGCTGAACGCCTCCATTGAAGCCGCACGTGCCGGAGAAGAGGGTAACGGGTTTGCCGTAGTTGCTCACCAGATTCGCGCATTGGCTTCACAAAGCACGGAATCGGTGCAGCAAATCAATGCCATCGTTAGCCGTGTGCAGTCGCAAATTGTGGAAACGGTACAACTAATGCACCAGCAAACATCACTGGTCAGCGCTGAGGCGGAACGGACAAGCTCGGTGGATCAGACATTGAGTCGTTTGAACTCGATTGTGTGTGAATTTGTTGAAGGTATTCGTTTAATGGAAGAAGCTGTGACGGAGCAGACGAATCGGGTAGATCAAACCTTCGAGCAGATCCATCGTATTCAGCAAATGTCAGGGGCCTTCTCGGAAGGTGCACATAAGATTTATACGGCCGCTCATGAGGAAACAGCTATTATGCAGGAAATTTCGTCTTCTTCCGAGGACTTGAAAGTGCTTACGAACAAGCTCATGATGAAAACACGTGGAATGCAACTGTAG
- a CDS encoding TIGR02206 family membrane protein translates to MNKPWSWSWFDAAVPEEFEAFTPSHGLAVLGLILCALLLWLTRGLIQSHKPLSEGIRWLLVTILILSEVTLNIWYVTQHIWDAQTSLPLELCSVTLLLSILMLIFRSRWLYPIILFAGIGGALQAVLTPNLAYAFPHYRFIHFFVAHSAIILAALYMTWIEGLKPTWKGVGGAMLFLNGLALIVWPVDDVLGANYMFLAGKPSTPSILDVLGPYPLYILAEEVIALLFFSLMMLLFEVLPGGRLYARFRKGAVHSAERLGEDHSTEKTLR, encoded by the coding sequence ATGAACAAGCCGTGGTCATGGTCCTGGTTCGATGCTGCTGTACCGGAAGAATTCGAGGCTTTTACCCCGTCACATGGGCTGGCTGTACTAGGGCTTATTTTATGCGCTTTACTGCTTTGGCTGACTCGGGGCCTGATTCAGTCGCATAAGCCGTTAAGTGAGGGGATTCGCTGGCTCCTGGTTACCATACTTATTCTGTCAGAGGTGACTCTGAATATATGGTATGTGACGCAGCACATTTGGGATGCTCAGACGTCATTGCCGCTGGAGCTGTGCAGTGTGACGCTGCTGCTGTCGATTCTGATGCTGATTTTCCGTAGCCGCTGGCTCTATCCGATCATACTTTTTGCCGGAATTGGAGGAGCGCTTCAAGCGGTACTCACGCCTAATTTGGCATACGCTTTTCCACACTATCGTTTTATTCATTTTTTTGTGGCTCATAGTGCCATTATATTGGCAGCCTTGTACATGACATGGATCGAAGGGCTAAAACCGACATGGAAGGGCGTTGGGGGAGCAATGCTTTTCCTCAATGGCTTGGCGCTGATCGTCTGGCCTGTAGATGATGTGCTCGGAGCAAACTATATGTTTCTTGCCGGAAAGCCGTCAACACCGTCGATATTGGATGTTTTGGGGCCGTATCCGCTGTATATTCTGGCAGAAGAGGTCATTGCGCTCTTATTCTTTTCTCTTATGATGTTGTTGTTTGAGGTGCTGCCTGGAGGCAGGCTGTATGCCCGCTTTCGCAAAGGAGCTGTGCACAGCGCTGAACGTCTGGGGGAAGATCATAGCACGGAGAAAACACTTCGCTGA